In Primulina huaijiensis isolate GDHJ02 unplaced genomic scaffold, ASM1229523v2 scaffold208288, whole genome shotgun sequence, the genomic window ATGCCGCACAAAGACTTGGTTGCAATGAATGCAATGATTTCTGGATACTCAAAAAATGGGGAGAACGGAGAAGCTCTGTATCTATTCATGGAGATGTACAAAGAGACAATGGGATTTGACCAGGCAACCATACTAGTGGTTCTTAACGCAATTGCAGATTTGCACGATGTTGGCGCCTGCAAACAAATTCATGCACTTATAATAAAATCAGGCTACCAAGCTGATAGTTTCATTGTAAACAGTATTGTTGATTCGTATGGAAAAAGTAGCCAGGTGCATGATGCGGCTAGAGTATTTGAAGAGTGCCCAAATCTTGATTTGCCATCTTATACATCAATGATAACTTCTTATTCTCAGTATGGACAGGGCGAAGAAGCTTTGAAGCTTTTTTTAAAGCTACTAAACATGGATTTTAAGCCAGATTCTTTTGTTTGCAGTTCGCTTCTTAATGCCTGTGCAAATTTATCTGCTTATGAACAGGGGAAGCAAATCCACGTTTATGTGTTGAAATTAGGGTTCATATCAGATGTCTTTGCGGGAAATTCACTTGTCAACATGTATGCTAAATGCGGAAGTATAGAGGATGCTGGTTGTGCTTTCTCTGAGGTTCCTGAGAGAGGTGTTGTCTCATGGTCTGCAATGATTGGGGGACTTGCGCAACATGGGCATGGTAAAGAGGCCCTCCAGTTATTCAATGACATGTTGAAAGACGGTGTTGCTCCCAACCATGTGACGTTAGTCAGTGTCCTTTGCGCGTGTAATCATGCCGGGCTTGTTAATGAAGCTGGGTGGTATTTTGAGACCATGAAAATGAATTTTGGCATAGAACCAACACAAGAGCACTATGCTTGCATGATTGATGTTCTTGGCCGGGCTGGAAAATTGGACAAGGCAGTGAATCTCGTGGATAATATGCCATTTGAAGCTAATGCCACCATTTGGGGGGGTCTTCTTGGTGCTGCAAAAATTCACAAGAATCTAGAGCTAGGACAACGTGCTGCCGAGATGCTTTATACTCTTGATCCAGAAAAATCTGGTACCCATGTTATTCTTGCAAATATATACGCCTCTGCGGGATTATGGGAAAATGTTGCAAAGGTGAGAAGACTAATGAAAGACAGCAAAGTGAAGAAGGAACCAGGGATGAGTTGGATGGAGATAAAAGACAATATCTACACATTTATAGTTGGAGATAGAAGCCATTCTAGAAGTGAAGAGATATATGCAAAACTCGAGGAGCTGGGACAATTAATGGCCAAAGCTGGTTATGTTCCTATGGTAGAGATTGATCTCCACGATgttagaaagaaagaaaaagaagttcTTCTCTCGTATCATAGTGAAAAGCTTGCAGTTGCTTTCGGGCTGAT contains:
- the LOC140966937 gene encoding pentatricopeptide repeat-containing protein At3g12770-like isoform X1, whose product is MLELELSFHLLRDKQDSLLEYMLLPTVSKFASSNISYSKLLSQFSLTKSLNGGLQIHTHLLKVGLSRDSKHRNHLINLYSKCKAFSQACKLIEENHEQDVVSWSSLISGYAKNGLSEEALLTFRKMHISGIRCNEFTFSSILKACAGSKNFVLGKQVHGIIVQTGFESDVFVANTLVVMYAKCDNFVDSMRLFEGIPERNVVSFNALLSCYAQSDSFWEALALFQEMVSSEVRPDEFSLSTILNATTGLRDIYQGKKIHGYLIKLGYEDDPFSLNALVDMYAKAGDLGDAVTVFDNITEPDIISWNAAIAGCVLNEYHERALELLAQMKRSGIHPNMFTLSSACKACAALGLEELGKQFHCYFIRMEMMNDSFVSVGLIDMYCKCRLMKDAVTIYRLMPHKDLVAMNAMISGYSKNGENGEALYLFMEMYKETMGFDQATILVVLNAIADLHDVGACKQIHALIIKSGYQADSFIVNSIVDSYGKSSQVHDAARVFEECPNLDLPSYTSMITSYSQYGQGEEALKLFLKLLNMDFKPDSFVCSSLLNACANLSAYEQGKQIHVYVLKLGFISDVFAGNSLVNMYAKCGSIEDAGCAFSEVPERGVVSWSAMIGGLAQHGHGKEALQLFNDMLKDGVAPNHVTLVSVLCACNHAGLVNEAGWYFETMKMNFGIEPTQEHYACMIDVLGRAGKLDKAVNLVDNMPFEANATIWGGLLGAAKIHKNLELGQRAAEMLYTLDPEKSGTHVILANIYASAGLWENVAKVRRLMKDSKVKKEPGMSWMEIKDNIYTFIVGDRSHSRSEEIYAKLEELGQLMAKAGYVPMVEIDLHDVRKKEKEVLLSYHSEKLAVAFGLISTPDGAPIRVKKNLRICLDCHTAFKFICKIASREIIIRDVNRFHHFRDGSCSCGDYW
- the LOC140966937 gene encoding pentatricopeptide repeat-containing protein At3g12770-like isoform X2, coding for MLLPTVSKFASSNISYSKLLSQFSLTKSLNGGLQIHTHLLKVGLSRDSKHRNHLINLYSKCKAFSQACKLIEENHEQDVVSWSSLISGYAKNGLSEEALLTFRKMHISGIRCNEFTFSSILKACAGSKNFVLGKQVHGIIVQTGFESDVFVANTLVVMYAKCDNFVDSMRLFEGIPERNVVSFNALLSCYAQSDSFWEALALFQEMVSSEVRPDEFSLSTILNATTGLRDIYQGKKIHGYLIKLGYEDDPFSLNALVDMYAKAGDLGDAVTVFDNITEPDIISWNAAIAGCVLNEYHERALELLAQMKRSGIHPNMFTLSSACKACAALGLEELGKQFHCYFIRMEMMNDSFVSVGLIDMYCKCRLMKDAVTIYRLMPHKDLVAMNAMISGYSKNGENGEALYLFMEMYKETMGFDQATILVVLNAIADLHDVGACKQIHALIIKSGYQADSFIVNSIVDSYGKSSQVHDAARVFEECPNLDLPSYTSMITSYSQYGQGEEALKLFLKLLNMDFKPDSFVCSSLLNACANLSAYEQGKQIHVYVLKLGFISDVFAGNSLVNMYAKCGSIEDAGCAFSEVPERGVVSWSAMIGGLAQHGHGKEALQLFNDMLKDGVAPNHVTLVSVLCACNHAGLVNEAGWYFETMKMNFGIEPTQEHYACMIDVLGRAGKLDKAVNLVDNMPFEANATIWGGLLGAAKIHKNLELGQRAAEMLYTLDPEKSGTHVILANIYASAGLWENVAKVRRLMKDSKVKKEPGMSWMEIKDNIYTFIVGDRSHSRSEEIYAKLEELGQLMAKAGYVPMVEIDLHDVRKKEKEVLLSYHSEKLAVAFGLISTPDGAPIRVKKNLRICLDCHTAFKFICKIASREIIIRDVNRFHHFRDGSCSCGDYW